A stretch of DNA from Streptomyces rubradiris:
GACGGCCTTGGTGACCGCGGCCTCGCAGTGGCCGCAGGTCATACCCGTCACGGCGTAGACCGTCCTGGCGGCATCGGTGGTGATCTGGGTGGTGGCCGAGCCGGAGTGGCAGCTGCCGTCGGGGCTGCAGCAGGACGACATGGACTTCCTCCTGGGGGTGGTGATGAGACGGAGCGCGTCGTATACCCCTAGAGGGTGGGGGTATCGCAGCACTGATGAGGCACAGGTATACCCCCTACCCCTATCCAGCGGCAAGTCGTCCGGCCGCCAGGACGGGCCGCGCGGCCAGGTGCCCGGCCCGGTGCAGCCGCGCGACCAGGGCGGCGCAGCCGAGGCCGGTCGCGGCCAGCACCGCCCACGGCAGCCAGCGCAGCCCGGTGTCGAACAGCGCCCCGACGGCCAGGTTGCCGAGCGAGACCGCGATGCCGGAGGCGGTGTTGTAGGCGCCGTAGTAGGTGGCGACGAGCCGATCACCGGAGAGCCGCACCACGGTGTCCATCTCGAACGGGTAGAGCAGGGCGCCGCCGCAGGCCAGCAGCACCGCGCACACCGTCAGGGCGGCCACCCCGGTCACGGTGCCGTGCGTCCCGGGCAGCAGGGGCAGGAAGGCGGCGCCCATGACCGTCAGGCCGTGGACGACGGCCCGCGGGCCGGGCAGATTGCGCTGCGCCCACGCGGTCAGCTTCACCTGCCCCGCCAGCGCGGCGAGCGCGGAGACGGCGAACACCGCGCCCGTCACCACGCCGGTCCGGGCGCCGAACAGGCCCCGGGCGTGCAGCGGCAGGGCGAGATACACCTGGAAGGCCAGCACATACGAACCGCTCATGGCGGCGGCGAACAGCAGGAAGGGCCGGTTGGCGGCCACGGCGCGCCAGTCGGCGGCGACCGCCCGCCAGGCGGGACCGGCGCTCCGGCCGGCCGGGGGCCGGGCGGGCAGGGCCCGGGCCTGGAGCCCGGCCAGGGCGCCGAATACGACCGCCGCGACCGTGCACACGGCACCGAAGTCCCAGGCCAGCAGGGCCAGTCCGGCGAGCGGGCCGATCAGGATGCCCGCCTGGTAGAAGACGTTGAAGGCGGCGAACGCCGCCACTCTGCGTTCCTCACCGGCGTCGGCCGCGAGATAGGCGCGCACCGCCGGGTTGAACAGCGCGCCCGCCAGGCCGGTCAGCGCCGAGGCCGCCACCAGGACGGGCAGCGATTCCGCCACCGCCAGCAGGGCGAACACGACCGCGCGCAGGGCGCATCCGGCGAGGATCGGCGGCTTGCAGCCGTAGCGGTCGGCGAGGGTGCCGCCGAGGAGGAACATGCCCTGCTGGGAGACGTTGCGCACGCCCAGCACCAGCCCGACGGCCCAGGCGGCCAGGCCGAGGCCGTGGGCCAGATGGTCGGCCAGGTAGGGCATGAGCATGTAGAAGCCGAGGTTGATGCCGAACTGGTTCACCATCAGCAGCCGGGCCGGCCGGCCGAAGCCGGCCGTCCGGGGCCACGGCCCCCTCACCGGGCACCGGCCTTCGCCAGGGCGCGGGCGAGCGGATCGCGGACCCGGGCACACCGGGTCCAGCGCGTCACCACGCGCGCGCCGGGCTCGGCGATCTCGTCGGGTTCCGTCGGCGGGGCCGACCCGAGGAGCCCGTGGTCGCGGCACCAGTCGTCGTCGTAGACGGTCTGGAGGTAGCGGTGCGGGCCGTCGGGGAAGACGGCGGCGATCCGGGTCCCGGCGGGGTGGTTCCGGGCCGCCCAGCCCGCCACCAACGCCACCGCCCCGACGCTCCAGCCGCCCGAGACGCCGTACCGGCGGGCGAGGCTCCGGCACGCCCGGACGGCCTCGGCCGGGCCCAC
This window harbors:
- a CDS encoding heavy-metal-associated domain-containing protein, giving the protein MSSCCSPDGSCHSGSATTQITTDAARTVYAVTGMTCGHCEAAVTKAVSGVDGVLSVEVDVKTGRVTVVAEEDPDDAVIARAVDEAGYALTGRAA
- a CDS encoding MDR family MFS transporter produces the protein MRGPWPRTAGFGRPARLLMVNQFGINLGFYMLMPYLADHLAHGLGLAAWAVGLVLGVRNVSQQGMFLLGGTLADRYGCKPPILAGCALRAVVFALLAVAESLPVLVAASALTGLAGALFNPAVRAYLAADAGEERRVAAFAAFNVFYQAGILIGPLAGLALLAWDFGAVCTVAAVVFGALAGLQARALPARPPAGRSAGPAWRAVAADWRAVAANRPFLLFAAAMSGSYVLAFQVYLALPLHARGLFGARTGVVTGAVFAVSALAALAGQVKLTAWAQRNLPGPRAVVHGLTVMGAAFLPLLPGTHGTVTGVAALTVCAVLLACGGALLYPFEMDTVVRLSGDRLVATYYGAYNTASGIAVSLGNLAVGALFDTGLRWLPWAVLAATGLGCAALVARLHRAGHLAARPVLAAGRLAAG